GGTAAAAAGTAATAAACTCCCTTTTTTTCACGATTGGGTTAGTATAATATATTAAAAGGTGGAAAAAGGGTGTAGAGAAATTGCTAATTTCCTACAAAAATTGTATAATGGCCCATGGATAAGGGAGGATTTACCAGATATGAAATGCGTCGGAAGATATATAATTATCGGCATTGCTGCTATGTCACTAGCAGGCTGTGCAGAAGGCTCATCGCCTGAACTTGAGGTATATAATGGATTAGAAAAAGTGGTAGCACAAGAAAAGCAATTTGCCGATCAGCAAAAACCGTTAGCTGATTTAGAACAGCAAGAAAATGCGATATACGACCAAATTATTCAGCTAGGGATTAAAGATAAAAAGAAAATAAAAAATAAAGCACAAAAAGCGCAGCAGTTATTAGATGAGCGTGAAAGTAAATTACAAAAAGAAGAAAAAAGCATCAGCGCTTCGCAAAAACAATTTGAAGCGACAGAACCTAA
This sequence is a window from Priestia aryabhattai. Protein-coding genes within it:
- a CDS encoding YkyA family protein — translated: MKCVGRYIIIGIAAMSLAGCAEGSSPELEVYNGLEKVVAQEKQFADQQKPLADLEQQENAIYDQIIQLGIKDKKKIKNKAQKAQQLLDERESKLQKEEKSISASQKQFEATEPKIQKLEDGKAKDEALELSALMKKRYKAYQSLHDAYLHSIELDRQLYTLFEKENVKLENLETQIASINATYKEVEKKKETFNTLTADYNKAKEDFYNKTKLKVKNSEDK